The DNA region GCGGAGACCGTGGTGCCGCCGATCAGCAACGCGCAGGCCATCATCGCGCCGCCGCCCTTGGGGCCGGGGACCAGGAGGCCGTACAGCACCGCGAACAGCATCATCGTCACCAGGATCTGATAGCTGACGTAGGTGACGCGGTGACGCATCTCCCGCTCGCGCTCGTCGAGCCGCATCGAGAAACCGCCGCTCATCTTGCCGGTGAGGATCCGCAGCAGGTACTGCGCGCCGCCCGCCACGACGCCTCCGCCGAGCCAGCACACGAGGAAGGCGCCGGTCTGGCCTGTCTGGTAGAAGACGGCTCCGGCGATCAGGACCAGATCGCCCGCCACCACCAGCACACTCAACGCCCGCCGCCGTTTCCGCGTGCGCCACGTCGGCAACTTCAGCGCTCGCTTGCGTTCCACCTCGTCCAGCCGTTCCTGCTGGCGGTCCCAGTACGCCGCGAGACGGCCTCGCTCCTCGCTCATGTTCCCCCCTCCCGGTAGACCTGAGTGGACAGCGGCGTGAACGGTTCGCGGCTGAACACGGCTTCGACCGGGAGGTCGAACACCGCGCAGATGCGGAACGCCAGGTCCAGGCTCGGGTAGTGGTCTCCCCGTTCGAGCGCGCCGATGGTCTGCGGGTTGACCTCGACGGCCGTCGCGAGGGCGGCCCTGCTCAGTCCACGCTCTGCCCGGAGCACGGGAAGCCGGTTGTAGATCGGCAGCTCTTTGCCGCGTCTGACCGGGCTCATAGAACATACTGTTGCAAAAACCCAACGACTCGTCAAGCTGAGGGCATGACTAGCCGCATTGAGAGGACTAAACGCGGGAGGTCAGGCGAGGCCGGCGAGCGATTTGCCGACAAGCTCCTGGACGCGGGCGCGGGCGGCGTCGGCGTCCGGGGTGACCAGGCCGAGCCGGGTGCGGCGCTCCAGGACGTCGTCGACGTCGAGCGCGCCCTCGTGCCGGACGGCCCAGACGACCTCCGCCGCGCTGATGTCCGTCCCGTCGAACAGGGGCAGCCCCAGTTCCGGGTCGACCTCGCCGAGTGCCGCCACCCGCGGCGCCTCGGTGCCGTACTTCGCGACCAGCCGAGCTGGCGCGTCCACAGTGGACAGGCGGTCGCGCGGTGTCGCGCCGAGCAACGGGAGCCGGGACGTGGTCGACGGCCCGGCGAGCAGTCCGGACCGCTTCAGCGCGGCGTCGACGGCGTCTTCGGCCATCTTCCGGTACGTCGTCAGCTTGCCGCCGACGACGGTGAGCACGCCGTCGGACCCGGTCACCACCGCGTGCTTGCGCGAAAGATCCGCGCTGCGTCCACCACCGCCTTCGACCAGCGGCCGCAGCCCGGCGAATGTGCCCGCGACGTCGGCGCGGGTCAGCGGGCGGGTGAACGCCGTCGACGCCACTTCGAGCAGGAAGTCCACATCGGACTCCGGCACGGCAGGCACCCGCGGCACCGGGCCGTCGGTCGGCTCGTCGGTGACCCCGACGAACACCCGGCCGTCCGGTTGCGGCAGCAGGAAGACGAAGCGGTTGTTCTCGCCGGGAACGGGCACGTTGACCGACGTCGCGCCGATCCGCGCCGCTCCTGAGGCCAGGACGAGATGCGAGCCGCGCGACGGCCGCAGCCGCACCGACTCCGCCAGTTCGCCCGCCCAGACACCCGTCGCGTTGATCACCTGCCGGGCGTGGATCTCGATCTCCTGCCCGGTGAGCCTGTCCCGCGCCAGCACTGATTCCGCGTCGAGCCGGAGCGCTTCGACCCTCGTCAGGATCTTCGCGCCGCGTGCGGCGGCCGTACGAGCGAGGCTCACCACCAGGCGCGCGTCGTCGGTCAGCGCGCCGTCGTAGGCCAGCAGCGCCCCGCGCAGGCCTCGCGGGGAAAGTCCGGGCGCGAGCGCCAGCGCCTCCGCGGCCGGGATCGACCTCGGCCGGGGCAGCACCGACGCCGGGGTCCCGGCCGCGCGGCGAAGACCGTCACCGGCCACGAGACCGGTCATGATGAAGGCCTGCTGGCCGCGGGAGGTCTCGCGGTACATAGGGAACAGCTGCGGGATCGCCCTGGTGAGATGCGGGGCGGTGCGGGTCATCAGGATCCCGCGTTCGACGGCGCTTTCGTGTGCCAGCGCCAGATCGCCCTTGGCGAGATACCGGAGCCCGCCGTGGACCAGCTTGCTGGACCAGCGGGATGTCCCGTATGCCAGGTCGTATGCCTCGATCAGAGCGACCGAGAGCCCCCGCGC from Amycolatopsis sp. EV170708-02-1 includes:
- a CDS encoding helix-turn-helix transcriptional regulator, whose protein sequence is MSPVRRGKELPIYNRLPVLRAERGLSRAALATAVEVNPQTIGALERGDHYPSLDLAFRICAVFDLPVEAVFSREPFTPLSTQVYREGGT
- a CDS encoding glycerol-3-phosphate dehydrogenase/oxidase encodes the protein MTPGSLNALRRDRELTALAGGERVDLVVVGGGVTGTGIALDAAARGLSVALIEAYDLAYGTSRWSSKLVHGGLRYLAKGDLALAHESAVERGILMTRTAPHLTRAIPQLFPMYRETSRGQQAFIMTGLVAGDGLRRAAGTPASVLPRPRSIPAAEALALAPGLSPRGLRGALLAYDGALTDDARLVVSLARTAAARGAKILTRVEALRLDAESVLARDRLTGQEIEIHARQVINATGVWAGELAESVRLRPSRGSHLVLASGAARIGATSVNVPVPGENNRFVFLLPQPDGRVFVGVTDEPTDGPVPRVPAVPESDVDFLLEVASTAFTRPLTRADVAGTFAGLRPLVEGGGGRSADLSRKHAVVTGSDGVLTVVGGKLTTYRKMAEDAVDAALKRSGLLAGPSTTSRLPLLGATPRDRLSTVDAPARLVAKYGTEAPRVAALGEVDPELGLPLFDGTDISAAEVVWAVRHEGALDVDDVLERRTRLGLVTPDADAARARVQELVGKSLAGLA